The sequence TTCATATTGGCCTCACACATACACTTTTGTCAGCTAAGGggtaaaaaattgtttttttaaattccaattgttatttaattagtcTGTTGCAATTTAAGTATTTTCTTACAAGTCACAGGGTAACAGTTGCAGCTGATTAATGATGTCGGATGACTTTATTTTAAAGCAAACAAATCTACTGAATCAGATTTTTCACATAATCACATTTCTTACATTTATTCTCAGCCGAAAGCCCATAACAAAGatttaccaattttttttttcaattttttatttttttgatctCTAACAATAAATCGAAAGACATTCCCCCAGTTCCAGCAATGGGCTTTGTGGTTCACTCActatcaacatcaacatcaaaatctCTTCTATAAACCCTTCATTTCCATAAATTTTCTCCCAAAATCCAAGACCCCATCTCAAATTTCTCTGTGAAAACATACACTTCTTCCAAATCTATATTCCCAATTCAATCCTCTCTCTCAAAACCCCTTTCATTTTCTGAATCGATCTAAAACCCCCTCATTTCACTGTTGTTCTTCAACAGTTGGAATTCCTCTTTGGAGTTGCATGATGATGTCTAGTTATGGTGCTGGATTCTTCCTCGTTTTTCTGCTTTTTCTCGCTGGTTTAGCTACTGGAAATGAATTAAGTTTCACTCAAGTGAGTACCCTTTTCACCATTTCGCTTAATTCATCGATCCCATTTGGTCTTTTTCTGAGTTTAATTTGATGGGGTTTTCTTTGATTGTTTTGTGTTTCAGTCAAATGGGTCTGTAGCAGAGATGGTGCCACTGATTGAGGAAGGGAAAATGAAGATTATAGAGATGAATGAGACTAGAAGGAAACTGGGGAGCTTCCAAATATGTGCTCCTTGCACTTGCTGTGGTGGAGCTAAGGGCTTGTGTTTGCCTTCTCCTTGTTGCTATGCCATCAATTGCAACATCCCCAATAGGCCATTTGGTTTTTGCTCATTCACTCCCAAATCTTGTAATTGCTTTGGATGCAATCTCtagcctatatatatatatatctatagaTATACATCTCTCTCTGAAATTTCTTtggatatatatgatattattggtTAGATTTGGAGTTAGGGTCATTTGTCATCTCTGTTGCTCTGTTCCGAAAAGGATTGATTTCAAGAAATCTCtcctaatatttaattttttttgtctatAGTTGAATGGAATTACGTTTCTCTCAGACCTTCTTAGTTCCAGGATTTATCCTAGAGTTATGAAATTAGTCGTTCCTGAAGATAGGATTGTGATGTTTGGtcaccattttttcttttctttttttgctgtATTTCATTTGTTAATGGAGTTGTTGCTTTTTGTTTATTCTGTTGTAATTGAGTGCAAATTGCAGTACAAATTCGGATGATAGAGTATGTTTAGAAGATGAATGATATGGAAGACCTTGATGTTGTAAGATGATGTATAGATTTCCGTGAAGTGACGTGTTTGTTCTCGTTGTAAAAATTGTTAGCTTATTCAAATTTCCATGTtactttttctttctaaagttaTTTGATGATTGATTTGTTGCTCGTTGCAAGTTGTTTACTTGATGAATTTGGGGTGTTCTGTTCACAAACCAAACGTTTGATCCATACCTCTTCTTTCTTGTTTTAATCACAAACTCTAAAAGGTTGAAAAAGATTGTTCATATTGCCCTTGAAGTTTGCTTTCTTTTGTTGcttaagaaaaaagaagagaagaacatAAGTAATCAAGGTTTGATTAGACAACCAATCAACTCCTCtccatttctttaaaaaatggaaTAAGAATATGCTTATTTTCTTTTGTGTTTATCCAAATCTTTTGTTTTGTGGGGACTGAGTTGAGTGTGGTTTAACTTTATCTATGTGCAACTTTTTTAAGATATGTGGAACTAATCTATAGCTATTCTATTCATCTTCTGTTACTTAATTCAGTCGGGCATCTTCTTCGAGACTCCGAGCATGAAGTATTCATAATGTTACAAAGTTTTTGGTTTCGTTTTCGGGTAGGAAAAGAACGggaaatgatatatttttttttcctgcaCATTTGTGGGTTGATGTAGGAAAGAGACAAGGATGTACAACTTAGAAATTATATCAACATTAACTGCATTGAGAAGAGTGTTTTGAAGAATCTAATTCACCTCTTTCTTTGATGCAACATCCCATGTGATGCCTTGAGGACAAATTACTATTAACTTATTGCTCTTTCTTATTCTTGTTTCCCTTATTTTCTTCTGTGCTTGATTTATGCCCTACATACCCTTATTTGTTATACTACTATTCCAAGATGCCTCATTTCCATATGTACATACGAATTTGTATGGTATTTGGTACGAACATGGTACTTGGTTGATGATTACCCTACAACCCATTGACCACTCTAGGCCACAGATCCTTGTACCTGTTGTTTTTCCCTAGTCCCGAGCCTGGTTGCCTCGACCCTTTTGAGTATTTTTTTCTACATGGTGCTTATTATGTACTTCTATGAAGCCTTGTATGTGAGTTTGTGACTCTCATACGACTAAACTACAACCAGTTTGTTGAGTTTGTGATTGTTTGTATGTAGACCTGTGAACGAAAACTGTGCTATATAGAAGCATATGAGATGTTCATAGATAGAAGAAATGTGATGCAGGAAACACAAGAGAGGACACGTTGAGTCGTCGACACACATTCAACTTGGTTGAGAGAGAATGGAAAAATAGTGAAGAGGGTTGTAATGAGAGGCTTGACTGATTAGAGTTTTGAATTTCTTACGCTAGTTTTTGCCATTTCTATAAGTGGACCTGTTTGTTTGAAGAGTACGATTAACACGGctttttcttctctctgttCTATCCATCAACTTCGAGACACGAGTTTATTGAGTTGATACATCTACTTTCAAACCTAACAAGTGTCTAACACAAATCTGATTCATCTACTTTCAAACCTAACAAGTGTCTAACACAAATCTGATGTGATTACTAACAAATATTTGGTACTTATCTAGTGCGTTTAATAAGTGTTTGACACGCTTCAAAGACGAATACGCCCTTTTGAGCTAacgtgtctgtgcttcatagatgCGCTTTTGAATAGTGGATGATTTTTAGTCTTATTTCTTGCACAGAAGTGCTAGTCTTAAAGTTCATGTAGTTTTCTAATATAGGAACTGATGGGAAACATCCAAAGTTGTTTCTGTTGAAAATGGACAGAAGAatccttttttctttattattattttgcttgCTTACCTACCCTTTGTTCAGATTTGAAAATACAATTTTGTTTCATTCATctcttttcataatttttttctaaaaagcaatatatatatttttaagttgaaaataatttttatattaatttgaatggaTGATATAAAGATGGTGATGCTCTTCTTTCTATCTTTTGGTATTAGAGTGGGAACCAGTTGTAAAGGTTCAAAaggaataaatttgaatttggagggcagaaaaggaagaaaataaaagaaaattttaaaaaagaaggtttgacTGCTGGAACTAAGAAAACCATTGTCACATATGCCCTGGCTTCTCACAATCAAATTGGTAAATTAAACCATTAAAATCATTGGgatattctcattttttatataaCTAAAAGCTTCGTTTTATAACTATTTAGGAAGCGTATGGGGACaaagagttggttattatagtcctatGTTATTATAGTTAGTTTATTATAGTGTGTTTTAGgcgtagattattttagtttgggttataataatatgtgtttgaagtctaaactattttagtttgagaagcaAATAATAAACACTgtagcaaaaaataaaaaattatgaatataaaatagtaaatactgtagcaaaTGAGGGTATTGAAATAGTATTGACTGTAGTTAATTGGgaaatacaaaatagtatttgagtaggttattatagtcttagggGCGTTTGAGACAagaagttagttattatagttctagattattataattgtattataatagtttgtgtttagggtatagatcattttagtttgggttataatagtatatgtttgaagtgtaaactattttagtttgagttggaaatagtaaacactgtagcaaaaaataaaaaaatgatgaatataaaatagtaaaaaatgtagcaaatagtaaatactgtagcaaatgaagattttgaaatagtgttgacagTTGCTAATTGggggttttgaaataatatttattgtagCAAGagatggttattatagtcttaggataGTCCTCGTCTCAAATTGGGGTTTTAAGTCTATAAACAATTCTATCACTCCATAGTTGCTACAGTTTGTTTTCAACATGTTaaagaatattttcaaaattcaacaaaaatataaaaactaagaaaaatagtttttaaaatttcgcTTTTGTTTTTAGAACTTGGCAAAGAATTCAAATGTATGAATGATAAAAGCCATAGTTAAGAAATTGTGAAAAGACAAatccaattttcaaaaattgaaaatttaaaaaacctaATAATTATTAAGTGGGCTTAAATTATACGGTTTAGTTATCTCCTTTTTACCCATGAGTTAAAAAACCAATTCAAAtttcgaaaactaaaaaaaatcgcttttaaaaacttgtttttgtttttaaaatttatcttaGGATTCTACTTTTGTAttcaagaaagatgcaaatcatggtaagaaatgaaaagaaaatagacttaattttcaaaaattgaacatgaaaaataaaataattaccaaagtTAAAATTGAGTGATAATGAATTGACCATAATATATTAGTGAAACTGTTGAAACAGGCCAACTAAAAGAAGGAGGAAGTAAGCTACATGAGAAAGAGAAGGTCCAAATTTCTGTTCATTTATTAAGATTTTGTGGAAATTAAAAAACTTTCCTTTGATTTCTTAAttcttcatttaaattttatttttattttgattagtTTTTTACATTAACATGATTACTTAAATATTTATGTGGCACATAATATATAAGAGAGGTTGTTGATGGAAATGTCAAAAAACTTTAAAtccataaatttaaattcactGATTTATTCGTCATTTCAAACtcaaaaaattaaactttaaaagcATAACTATATCCATTACAAAATGTGAAATAATAGGTAAAtgatatatcacatatttctTTTTATACTTTATCTCCTTAAGTTATCCCTCCTTTTATAGGAAGAAGAAGCAATTTTTCCTAAAAGGGATGACAGAAAAACACACATAAAATCTATCTGCTATTGAGGATCGTAAATTATTTCTGATTGATTAaactaaatgaaataaaaaactatTTGTCGACTTGTTataatttgattctaatttggtCCCTCATGAAATTAGAATCAATAGAGTAAAAATATCTATACGTTTTTGTCCATTGTTCACTAATAAACATTCTTCTGTATAGATGTATGTAATTAGTTAACTTAGACTTACCTTACATTAATTgagatgaaaaaataaaataaataaaacacatTATTTAATAGACATGTGCGGCCCCATAGTAAAGAAAtttctaacaatctcccactttgtAACATTTGTCAATTAACAATGTATTTGACCTTATGAGTTAAAAAATTGCTAATCTAAAAAGATTTAACTTAAACAATCTAGTCCATCAGTTATATTAGTAAGGATCAATGAGGTTTTCGTTACAATTAAAAGCAACTAAACCTATTAGTGGTCACAATACCAACATAACTAAATGACATATATCAAACCATGGATGTATAGTATGTACGTGCGTATTTCCAACTGGTTCATCATTACTTGAGTGGGATCAAAACTTTTAACATAATGAGACATATTAATCGGAACTTAATTTATGATCAtaataattatctaaaattacaTGATAGATATGTCCAAATCAAATACAAAGCAATACAAACTCTCACTAAAACATGATATCTTCGCGTAAAACAACTCCCATATGAATAGTATGCTCATGGAAGACCTTGAGTGGTAATCGCTTTGTTTGTGAACTGCTAGCATTGGGTTTATATCAATGTGCTCTATGAATTTGTGTCCATTATGGATTCTTTCCTTGACAACTAGGAACTTAATGTTCATATGTTTAGCCTTAGTCAACCTTCTATTGTTATTCGAataaagtaccactgatttaTTGTCATGATAAATTTTGAGTGGTCTTTCAACACCTTTTTAGAATATGGAGACCTATTACAAAATTTTGTAGCCATATTCTATGATTAGATGCTACAAAATTTGTTGCCATTGTGGAAGAAGTTATACTTGTCTGCTTAATACTTCTCCAAGATATAACTCCACTAGCCGACATATAAATATAGCCTAAAATGTATCTTCTTGTGTCATGACATCCAATATAATTAGAGTAGAGTACCTAATGATTTGTAATTGGTTTGATCTTTTATATGTGAGCATGTAATATTTTGTCCTTTACAAATACCCCTTAACCTGTTCAGTTATTTTCCAATATTCCATACTAGCATTACTCAAGTATCGGCCTAAGATTCCAATAATATATGCAATATTTGGACATGTACATACTTGAACATTCATCATACTCCCAATTGTAGATGAATAAGGAATCTTTTACATTACTTTAACTTCTAGATTGTTTTTATGACATTGATTTAGACTGAATTTGTCTCCTTTAGCGATGGAGGTGTCACAAGATTTTCGATGTTGCATcctaaatagtttaattagtaCTTTATCAATATAGCTTATTTGTAGTAGTCCAAGAACACCCAAAAACGATCTCAATTTATTTAGCTTCTAATACAAAAAAGCTTCACTAAGATCTTGTTGGATTTAGTGTTCTAAATCTCGTGGATCttgtattttgtaatttataaatacaaattatttatttaataaaatcagcagtattttattcaacatttagaacacattaactcaatccaataaactaagatccatggttattttatgtagtttgaacagtatgtggtaaacatacaagtggatcatgttcaagtaataacctaaaaggtttgcaatatatggataagcttggatgtcttattctggtaacattacaTATACAattcactttgtaaatgttacaaacgattttatcctatacaaagagtttgtataagaccgaaccacgatatgttttgttctctctttataataccgttaattgaagagactaacatttcataggatgatcataaGTAACTCGATTTCAATCCTGAATgggttatgaactcttgtctatgaatGCAACGACTCGAGTTCAAGTAGGATACATGATCGAACCaatatcacatccgaatgagagggattTTGAGAACATGAAAGTATATTTTGAAAGAAACCAAAACAGAGATCCTTTGAGTAGCGGAAgtggattgttccaaattccgtTCAGAATGAACataaaacaattacagtcttaaacgaaaacgaacagattatgcataaacagaaattacagcatactacaagaggatacaagggatagagtatgcgtgcCTTTGAAGAACTAGTTTTCAAATATCCCTCGATCAGTTTCCAATGCATCCAAAGCAACACTTGAACGCAACGAACAAAACACCACCTCCACGAATGTCTGAATGAGCCTCGaccccaatcgagtccaactcgatccacgaactgaataggaacaccaccacaagtgttattttggtattctcggtaggagatccaggagttgtgggctctgtatgatcttggattgaggaaatcaggaggtaaacgatcgagtaagtgggagatgaagattgtctatcgtatagacgacgtACTCGATCGTTTTAAAGGTGAAGCCTATcgtgctactcgatcgtgtagaaatgatcaacgagtaactatcgtttAGTCAACTTGtagctcgatcgtgtatgctctcaatgaccatcgcttagtaaaaacattttttacttgatagccttttttcGTGAGATTTTTCCGAATGAATCAACTACTAAAATTGGAaaccaattttccttttatctcacggttaccataaaacttccaataacctctcactcaaaacgattattagagaaaaggaattaattatcatataattaatatgttataaataaatatgataaccaacttatcatattatatttataacctatagttttaatatttcatcatatgaaacatataaaccataattctttttctattttgtggtacttaatataaatcatatattaattcctccaattaatgcatctaatatatcatatcaattatatcacatataattgaatttccttttgttaatttgaacacttcaaactaacccaaaatctgattctcaatttgaacccattgagctactaagtggacctcatggacctgtagcttgaagctccaacggtatgtgaataactgactaaactctttagtaacgagatccactatccgttaactattggtcactccattaaagaccgacaactgtacttttcgcactacagatatatttatgtgtccatataaccaattaacagtgtgatgaccctttacaaatctCTTATAAGTACAACtaagccaatttaccattttgcccattgaaggaaatctaaaccgAGATCTCCATGaacggaagcaagatctttccaagctaATTGTGCAAGAATATAAAGCATTAAAAAACATACAGAATAGTTAGGCATCTTAgaacaaattataacatgctatcttaaacaaataaacaaggagagagacatacccttgaagaactcttcttctggaaATCTCTCGCCCTCGCTGTCTAGCCAAACCTTTCGCTCTTGTGAGCAATGGAACAATGATCTCTTGTTGTCACTCCAATCGTCTGGCCAGCaatctctcgttgtcgcttGCAATCACAAACAATCTGCTCCTTGAACAAGCACCCttagacactaccacttggcaacgttggtattctcggagtgagaatccaggaggtgtgggctctgtgtgaatttggtagaaggaaggaggaaacCATGATCAAACTAcacaatcaagcaagtgggataCGGgttctgtctatcgcatagactgagaatgctcgatcgtttagtaaatctcactCTCGTGAGAATCGTATAGTCGATCGCTTAGCAAATATcacttgatcgtttacacgatcgtttagtaaatctcgttagcaatacgatcgtatagtaaatctCGCTTACCGATTATTTAGTAAATCTCACTAGcaacacgatcatttagtaaatctcgcttacacgatcatttagtaaatctcgcttacacgatcatttagtaaaactcaCTTGATCGCTTAGAATCTCgcttacgcgatcgtttagcaaatatcTTGTtgtcgtttagtctctcgtaAGGGTTATCATGTAGGCTCTCGTGAGTAAATGATTAGTGATTTACTATAATGAAGCAATGTCttgtaaaatgaaaactcttttcattttatcctttagttatcaaaaactaaaattaacctCCCATTTGTatggttaatggagaaaagaatAACCAATTCAACAATTGTCTCAtcattgtttaattataaataaatatagtaactaacttatcatattattataacctatagttttaataccacatcatatgtaatatttaaaacatagtctttttctccattatttaatataaatcatatttatattaatttcctccaattaatgtatctcatacatcaaatcaattatatctcatataattgaaccaatttaattatatcatatataatcaaattccctcttgttaatttgaacacttcaaactaacccaaaaacttattctcaacttgaatccattgagctaccaaggggaccttaaggacctgtagcttgaagctccaactgtacgtgaataactgattaaactctttagtcacgagatccaccatccgttaactgccggacactccactaaagatcgacagccgCATTCTACTCACTACAGTCAATCTGTATGGAGGAAGAAATTTCAAAGCAGTCCACAAAACATAAGGAAAAACAGAGAtacatgcattttttttttctaaatattgaaatgaaataaaattaaataagaaatcatatttatgtgtccatataaccaatcaatagtgcaaaacccttcacaaatcgctcgtaagtacaactgggccaatttaccgttttgcccctataattacatccaacaccttaagtaccactaattccactaatgaataataagtcatagtcctaccatgattgagtcctctcttctaaagagagggtatggccactatgttcaagacccggagtcagcccttaagggagcaatttatctacttacccctgctttgggaaaggagtaaattctgtcttgtgtagctgagttcccagctccccaatcaaacgaatccccaaaaaggtaggtttgttgagttggcaatctgaccactctcacccatactaatcaaaggattgccttcataggcaggagttcctaactcactcagg comes from Benincasa hispida cultivar B227 chromosome 2, ASM972705v1, whole genome shotgun sequence and encodes:
- the LOC120071488 gene encoding uncharacterized protein LOC120071488, whose protein sequence is MMMSSYGAGFFLVFLLFLAGLATGNELSFTQSNGSVAEMVPLIEEGKMKIIEMNETRRKLGSFQICAPCTCCGGAKGLCLPSPCCYAINCNIPNRPFGFCSFTPKSCNCFGCNL